CTACAGTTTTAGATTCCGAACTTCTCTGATGACTGAATCCTGTTCTGTTTCTTTTAATCCGAAGTAGAGAGGCAACCTGACCAGCCTTGAAGCAACAGACTCCGTTACGGGACATTCGTAGTTTCCTTCGGCCATTTTAGATAAATGCAACGGTTGATAATGAAAAACCGCCAGAATTCCTTTTCGTCTTAGTCTCTCTATCAGGACATCCCTGGATGTTTGATTTGGCATCAACAGGTAAAAAATGTGCGCTGAATGCCCGCAGCCATCCGGTACCGTTGGAAGTCTTACTCTGTTGCCTGCCGCCCAATCGTCCAGGCCATCCATATACCTGTTCCACAGAATCGAACGTTTCGTGGCTATCTCGCGCTTTTTCTCTAACTGCGCCAATAAATATGCAGCAAGCATGTCAGATGGTTGGTAGCTGGAGCCCAGTGAAACCCATGTATATTTGTCTACTTCACCCCTTATGAAACGGGATCTGTCTGTACCCTTGTCACGAATGATCTCGGCTCTGGAGATCAGGGAAGGATCGTTGATGATCAAAGCACCGCCTTCACCGCATGTAACGTTTTTCGTCTCATGGAAACTCAGGGCAGCCATCCTTCCCAGAGTACCAAGATATTTGCCCCTGTATGTGGCAAAAAGGCCATGCGCGTTGTCTTCGAGTACTGTAATACCCCTTGCCCCGCATAACTCATTGATCACGTCCATTTCACAGGCAACCCCGCCGTAGTGAACGGGAACCACTGCCCTGGTTCTATCTGATAGCAGCGAAGGAAGTTGTTCCTCGTCAATGTTCAGAGTGTCAGGCCTGATATCTGCGAAGATTATTCTGGCGTTCCTGAGAGCAAAGGCATTGGCGGTGGAAACGAAGGTAAAGGATGGCATTATCACTTCATCACCAGGTACTATATCTAGAAGAAGAGCAGCAATCTCCAGAGCATGGGTGCCGGAGGTAGTAAGAATAACAGCTTCGACCTCCAGGGAGTCCCTAAGCAGACTCTGACATTTTTCCGTGAAACTTCCTCCACCGGAAATATGACCTTCCGCTATAGCCTGTTGTACATATTCAATCTCACTGCCCACAAGGGCAGCTCTATTAAACGGGATTCTCCACTCCCGATTCATTTTATATTCCTTCCACATCCTTCCAGAGATGAACCACAATACTTGTTTCCCGAAGCAGGAAACCCGCTCTCTCGTACATCCTCATGGCTCCGACGCTCGCCAGCTGCGTTACCGCGACCAGATGCTTACATCCTTTATCACGAAGCATCCCGGCAACTTTTTTAAGCATTACCTGTCCCTGGCCTGATCCGCGAAATTCATGTGCTACACCGATAAGCCCTATTCTTGCATACTCATCCCCAGTACAATCTACTGTGCAGAATCCGGCAGGTATACCTTCGCAGGTACATATCAGACTGAGATTCCCTCTCTGCCTTATATCCCTTTTAACCCACGTACGATAAAGCTCGTCGCACCTTTCGTCGCTGAGTCGCGGATCCCTGTAAAAACGGGTAATGCCGCGAAAACAATAGCTCGCCAGTTCACCAATGGAAGCAATATCATCTTTTTCAGCAATTCTGAGGATAAAATCGGTGGATTGAACAAACGATTGCGGAGAACAATATTTCTCCAGATCAATTACCATCTCCGCTCTGGTGTCTGCCGCCATTGTTTCATTCTCGCGGAGGATCCTGGCAATCAGATCGAGTCTGTACATTGGTAGAGTTACATAGACCAGATTGAAATTGCTTTCCCTCATCTCGCAAAGAATAGAGTCCAGTTTACTTTCCGAAGCAACCTTACTCCTGACGGAACCCACTGAAATACTAAAAAAATCGCTGTCCCACTCAAGATATTCTATCATTCTGTTGATGACTCCATACCTAGTGAATCGCCCGTTTTAGCTCTCACTGCATAGGATGGTTTATCCATTATCCTGAAGTGCATTCGGGCAAGGTATTCGCCTATGATACCAAGAGAGAAGAGCTGAACACCTGAGAAAATGGCTATTATAGAGGCAAGAAATGGGAAGCCCGGTACGCTTCCCCCCTCTACAATAAAGCGCCCGACAACATAGATCAGGATACACAGACCAAAAAGTGTGAATATGAAACCTATCAGGCTCGCTATCTCCAGAGGAAGTGTACTGAAACCCGTCATCATGTTCAATGCGTGAAATACAAGCCTTCGAATGGTGTATTGGGACCGCCCGTACTTCCTGCGGTCATGTCTTACATCAATCGATTCAAACCTTGTAGTTCCCCAAGAAAGTAGTACATCGATGGAAACGAATGCTCCTCCGAAATTACTGAACGCCTCCCGAAGCCGGGTTCTAAAAACCCTGAACGCACTAACTCTTGAGGCCGTTCTCGCTCCCATGGCGTTTTGCAGAACCAGCTTTGTAATTCGCGAAGCTGCTTTTCTCCAGAAACTGTGTTTCTCCTTTGCCGGTGTACCGTAAACCACATCTGTGTTATCGTCCAGATTAGAAAGAATTACAGGAATTTCCTCCGGAGGAGTCTGAAGATCATCATCGATGGTTACGATAACCGGCATGCTCGCCACCCTTATACCGCATAGCAGCGCATTGTGCTGGCCGTAGTTACGGCTCAGCTGAATGCCTTTCAGTTCCAGGAATTCCCCACTCAACTTCGATATTACATTCCAGCTGTCATCCCGACTGCCGTCATCAACCATTATTATCTCATAGGATATTCCCATCTCGGTCATGACAGCATGAATCCGCTTCGCAAGCTCTGCCAGCGACTGAGCACTGTTGTAAACTGGAATTACAATGGAAACACCTTCATATCCCAGAATGATATGACCTCCCCTCGAATCCAAGAAACCAGTTGTTGTTCTGGAACGGACATTTTAAAACCAGACTCATTATTATAACTCTCCGAGCTGTTCAATCAAGTCCACCAGGCTGTCTGCCGGTGCTCAAATGACATCAGAGAATTCAAGGTATGCACTACACCCACTCATATCGAGAAAGCCCTTGATCGGACATACATCAACCTGTTCCTTATGATTTCCGGAGCGCTTTCATCTTCCAGTGCCTTCTCGTAGTATTCAGCGGCCAGATCCCATTCCTTCCGATGCTGCGCCAGAATTCCTCTGTAGTAGTCCACTTTGCCTCCCCAGTTTTCTCCCAGCGAGATAACAGCCAGCAGTAACCATGGAGGAATCCACATCATGCATATCCAGCGCAGTCCCGCTTTATGCATAACCGCGAACCAGCAGGCCAGAGCCGACGCTGAAAGCAAAACGGTTCCCACACCTCCCAGAAGCCAGGTTGAATGGTGTCCTCTCAGCATCATATTCAAAGAAATATTCAATTGCGGCAGTGGGATAGGATTACCCACAGGGTGAACAGGCAAATGCACCTCGCCGAAGGTCCCAAGAAGAGCCAGTATGATTCCAGGCAGAACAGCTGCTGCCGCAAGACTTTTTCGAAGGTTACTCCCAGCTGCAAAGCGCCCCAGTCCCAGGGCCAGGAAGGGCACTATGGGAATCAGGTAACGCTGGCCGTACGCCCAGCCAGCCGTAGAGGCATTCTGAGCGGCGTACATAATGATGTACAGTAAAACCACAGCAGG
Above is a window of Candidatus Aegiribacteria sp. DNA encoding:
- a CDS encoding GNAT family N-acetyltransferase, yielding MIEYLEWDSDFFSISVGSVRSKVASESKLDSILCEMRESNFNLVYVTLPMYRLDLIARILRENETMAADTRAEMVIDLEKYCSPQSFVQSTDFILRIAEKDDIASIGELASYCFRGITRFYRDPRLSDERCDELYRTWVKRDIRQRGNLSLICTCEGIPAGFCTVDCTGDEYARIGLIGVAHEFRGSGQGQVMLKKVAGMLRDKGCKHLVAVTQLASVGAMRMYERAGFLLRETSIVVHLWKDVEGI
- the rffA gene encoding dTDP-4-amino-4,6-dideoxygalactose transaminase — encoded protein: MNREWRIPFNRAALVGSEIEYVQQAIAEGHISGGGSFTEKCQSLLRDSLEVEAVILTTSGTHALEIAALLLDIVPGDEVIMPSFTFVSTANAFALRNARIIFADIRPDTLNIDEEQLPSLLSDRTRAVVPVHYGGVACEMDVINELCGARGITVLEDNAHGLFATYRGKYLGTLGRMAALSFHETKNVTCGEGGALIINDPSLISRAEIIRDKGTDRSRFIRGEVDKYTWVSLGSSYQPSDMLAAYLLAQLEKKREIATKRSILWNRYMDGLDDWAAGNRVRLPTVPDGCGHSAHIFYLLMPNQTSRDVLIERLRRKGILAVFHYQPLHLSKMAEGNYECPVTESVASRLVRLPLYFGLKETEQDSVIREVRNLKL
- a CDS encoding glycosyltransferase family 2 protein; amino-acid sequence: MGYEGVSIVIPVYNSAQSLAELAKRIHAVMTEMGISYEIIMVDDGSRDDSWNVISKLSGEFLELKGIQLSRNYGQHNALLCGIRVASMPVIVTIDDDLQTPPEEIPVILSNLDDNTDVVYGTPAKEKHSFWRKAASRITKLVLQNAMGARTASRVSAFRVFRTRLREAFSNFGGAFVSIDVLLSWGTTRFESIDVRHDRRKYGRSQYTIRRLVFHALNMMTGFSTLPLEIASLIGFIFTLFGLCILIYVVGRFIVEGGSVPGFPFLASIIAIFSGVQLFSLGIIGEYLARMHFRIMDKPSYAVRAKTGDSLGMESSTE